The DNA region ACAGGATGTCTAAAATTTCCTTTACAACAGGATTGGAAAGCCTATACATAACTTTCGTTCCTTCCTTCCTAAAGGAAAGGATTCCCAGCTCCTTCATCAGTCCAACGTGTTGGGAAACCTTTGGCTGGGAAATTCCAAGGATGTTAACTAAGTCCTTAACGCACATTTCTTGCTCGTAAACAAGAAGAGCTATTGCAAGCCTTTCTGGATGACCAAGAACCTTAAGGAACTCTGCCTTCTCTAAGAACTCTTCTTTCAGAACACTTTCGTAGGTAATCATTTTAGAATACCTCCTCTTCAATATTAAAGTCGCTTATCGCGTTCCAAACTCTGTAAAACTTCCTAAACCTATTTCCATCCCACTTGGAACCCGGTAGTCCCATTTCAACCCTTTCTAAGATAGAGTCTATGTTGAGAATCATCTTTTTCCTAAGGAGTTCCTCAACGTAAGAAATGTCTGATATTCTTAAAATATTAAATTTCAGGAGAGAAGGAAACCTCTTCTGGAGCAATCCGAGGGTTCTCCACCCCCTCTCACTCCTTATTATAAATATTCCGCTGTTTTCTTCCCTTTCAGGAATGTAAGTTATATCCGAACCTCTGGCTGAAAGGTTCAAACAGTACCTACAGGCAGAGCTCACGTAGTGGTGGTGAACTTCCACGTTGACCGGGAGCTCCTTCCCTGAGGAGAGTTTATAAACCAGACCCAACTCCGTGTAATAGCACCTTTCAACTTCTTCTCTTTCACCCAAAAGGTCAAGGACTTCACAGCTTAAACTCTCCTGAGTAAGCGCTCCGGTACAGAGGATACCCACTTTTAGAGCTACCGCTGTCTTTACCCAGTTACAACCGATACCGTAGTACTGGGTCTTGTTTAAGCCGTCCATCACGCAGGAAGGAGCAACTACCGCAATTCTACTCAGGTGATACTTCTGAATGGCCTTTTTAAGAAGGGTGTTTATTCCAAAAGAGCTGTTTATAGGAGAGAGCTCTATCTCAGCAGGAGTTCTAAAGAGCTTTGGAACTATCTTTTCTTCTTCCCTTTTTGCAGAAAGAACCCCATCTATGATTTCCAGTTCCATCACCTTTTTAAGAACTAACTGGAGAGGATTTTCCCCCTCAGAAACTACACGATAGATGCTTTTTACCTTCCCCAACAAGAAGTTCCTATCCAGCCTTAGCATTTCTTCCTCTTAGTAAACCGGTTGTGGATAAGGTTTGAAACTCTGCGGACACGCTGCAAGGCACGAACCGCAGTGAACGCAGAACAATGGATTAAAGGTTGGCTTCCCGTAAGTGTAGTTAAAGCCAAGGGCCCTTGCCGGACACGCAGTTACGCACGTTCCACATCCTACGCAGAGTCCCTTATTTATGACTTCCTTGACAACATCGTAGCCGGAAGCGTCCTTAGAGGAAGCCATAAATTCAAAGGGTTGTAAGAAATCCTCGTTTACCTCAAGGAGAGCCAGCATGAAGTTGTAGAGCAAAGATGGGTTGGGAGGACAGCCGGGAATTGCGTACTTAATCTTTCCCTTAAGTATCTCTACTTCTGTTAGTGGAATAAAGGACTGATGCGACGGTTGGGGAGGTTGACTCCCAACGCTTAACCTTCTTATTCCGCCGAAGGAAGCACAAGCTCCAACCGTAACGATTATGTTTGCTTTTTCTGCAAGCTCCCTTGCTAAAGAGAGGTGTCTCTTGTCTTCTATGCACAAAGTTCCTTCTGCGAAGGCAACGTGCATACGGGGTATAGTTTCCCTCTTCGTTAACATATTGGAGTAGACAAGCTCTACCGTATCAAGTATTTCAACGGCATCTTCAAACATGTCAAGGAAGGAAACTTGACATCCCGAACAGCTGGAAAAGTGGAAGAAACCTACTTTTACCTTGAGGTCATCCTCAAATATAAAATCCTCCTTTGAGAAGAACATTACGAACTCCCTTAGTGTACAGCACAAACTATGCAGGGGTCGTAAGCTCTCACCACGAACTCCACCTTTGACGCAGGCACACCCCTTAGAGCTCGTGAAATAGCTATAAGGTTAATTTCTGTAGGAACTACAATCTTATAATAAGTTATTTTCCCGCTCTTGTCCAACTTGACGGCATGAAGGTTAGTCCCCCGAGGAGCCTCATGAACTCCAACACCCAAAGTTTCTCCGTCTGAGGTAGGGAAGGTTCTGTTCCAAAGTTCTCCGTTAAAAGAGTGGTTTTCAAGAATCTCCCTTATCCTTTCAAGTGCTTCTAAATTCTCCAGAGCCCGCAAGATATGGAGCTCCTTCACTCCCCCTTTCGGCCTGTAACCTTCAAAGAGAACTTTCCTTGCTCTGGGCCCGGTCTCAACGGGTAAACCGTCAATAAAGGGATAGAGGTTCGTTACTTCCCGTTTTAGCTCTCCTTCAAAGAGCTCTTGGGGGTATTTAAAGGTAATCCTATTAAAGTCAAAAGGTTTCCCGTAGAACTTATCTGTGGAGAAAAAGGGTAGGTCATGAGAGCCGAAAGTCTCATCTAAGCCCTCCCTTTCCCACATCCTATCTATTCCAGTTGTAAACTCTTCATAGAGCTCCCTAACCAGAGGCTCTATCTCCTCTATGGAGGAGAGGAGCTTTTCCCTTATAGAGTCCTCAACAGGTTCTGAAATTCCCCCAACCCTTACGTTTGGCGAGTGGATTATCTCTCCGCCCAAGGTTTCAAGAAGTTCACCTGTAAACTTCCTTACTCTTTGAACTCTCTTGATAAAGGAAAACCTTTCATCCTTTTCGGGGAAGAGGTCCTCAGAAATCACTATCTGGTGGAGGAAGTTGTTGTATACGCGTACTGCAAGGCCGAGAACCTCCCTTAGGAGCTCAGCCTCCGGAGGAACTTCTATGCCGGCTGCCGCCTCAACTGCCCTTGCGGAAGCTATAGCGTGGGTTACCTGACAGAGCCCACAAATCCGAGAGGTAATAATGGGAGCAGAAATCGCCTCTTTGTCTATGAGGAGGGTTTCAAAACCCCGAACCGGCACGAGGGCAAAGTAAAAACCCTCCTTTACTACGCCGTCTTCAACCTCAAGGTAAAGCCCCGAGTGCCCCTCAGTTAGCGGAATGCCTTCTATTTTTAGCACCTTCCTCAAATTAGCCCTCCGTAAACGGCCTGTCCTAAGGAAATTCCTCCATCGTTGGGAGGAACTATCTGGTGAAGGAGAACTTTAAAACCTCTTTTAGTTAAAGTTCTGTATAGAGCCTCCGTTAAAAGCCTGTTCTGGAAAACCCCACCAGAAAGGGCAACGGCGTTAAGACCCGTTTCGTCCCTTAGCCTTTCAACAACCTCAACAACCATTTTAACAACCGTGTTGTGGAACTTTCTCGCTATCTCCTCTACAGAAAGGGAACTTTTATCCTTTACT from Phorcysia thermohydrogeniphila includes:
- a CDS encoding ArsR/SmtB family transcription factor, coding for MITYESVLKEEFLEKAEFLKVLGHPERLAIALLVYEQEMCVKDLVNILGISQPKVSQHVGLMKELGILSFRKEGTKVMYRLSNPVVKEILDILFG
- a CDS encoding Coenzyme F420 hydrogenase/dehydrogenase, beta subunit C-terminal domain, with amino-acid sequence MLRLDRNFLLGKVKSIYRVVSEGENPLQLVLKKVMELEIIDGVLSAKREEEKIVPKLFRTPAEIELSPINSSFGINTLLKKAIQKYHLSRIAVVAPSCVMDGLNKTQYYGIGCNWVKTAVALKVGILCTGALTQESLSCEVLDLLGEREEVERCYYTELGLVYKLSSGKELPVNVEVHHHYVSSACRYCLNLSARGSDITYIPEREENSGIFIIRSERGWRTLGLLQKRFPSLLKFNILRISDISYVEELLRKKMILNIDSILERVEMGLPGSKWDGNRFRKFYRVWNAISDFNIEEEVF
- a CDS encoding 4Fe-4S binding protein, with translation MFFSKEDFIFEDDLKVKVGFFHFSSCSGCQVSFLDMFEDAVEILDTVELVYSNMLTKRETIPRMHVAFAEGTLCIEDKRHLSLARELAEKANIIVTVGACASFGGIRRLSVGSQPPQPSHQSFIPLTEVEILKGKIKYAIPGCPPNPSLLYNFMLALLEVNEDFLQPFEFMASSKDASGYDVVKEVINKGLCVGCGTCVTACPARALGFNYTYGKPTFNPLFCVHCGSCLAACPQSFKPYPQPVY
- a CDS encoding nickel-dependent hydrogenase large subunit, producing MLKIEGIPLTEGHSGLYLEVEDGVVKEGFYFALVPVRGFETLLIDKEAISAPIITSRICGLCQVTHAIASARAVEAAAGIEVPPEAELLREVLGLAVRVYNNFLHQIVISEDLFPEKDERFSFIKRVQRVRKFTGELLETLGGEIIHSPNVRVGGISEPVEDSIREKLLSSIEEIEPLVRELYEEFTTGIDRMWEREGLDETFGSHDLPFFSTDKFYGKPFDFNRITFKYPQELFEGELKREVTNLYPFIDGLPVETGPRARKVLFEGYRPKGGVKELHILRALENLEALERIREILENHSFNGELWNRTFPTSDGETLGVGVHEAPRGTNLHAVKLDKSGKITYYKIVVPTEINLIAISRALRGVPASKVEFVVRAYDPCIVCAVH